The proteins below come from a single Asanoa ferruginea genomic window:
- a CDS encoding DUF6081 family protein has protein sequence MTAALSTDAWTYDDFTGLELDPARWAIMSIAGADGTTHQYQDRNAQVRTGDGRLELSVNPFSRFHDTDPRQNNAKQMYRSVRRFATPVAGRLTFEVEMGIRTYGQVPYDPLDAFGTVNLFDLATGVVLNAAATNDTLYAVVERLALPGVTSPDEHYIHRVVLNVPTEPGLPHRYAISYLAGAPEVEFRVDGLLAYWTRLPVPVSGFHAGMALFSARDLTRYPRSQRERGQGASGWWGPWRITTRFR, from the coding sequence ATGACGGCTGCTCTGAGCACCGACGCGTGGACGTACGACGACTTCACCGGTCTCGAGCTCGATCCCGCGCGCTGGGCCATCATGTCGATCGCGGGGGCCGACGGCACGACGCACCAGTACCAGGACCGCAACGCGCAGGTACGCACCGGGGACGGTCGGCTGGAGCTGAGCGTCAACCCGTTCAGCCGGTTCCACGACACCGACCCACGACAGAACAACGCCAAGCAGATGTACCGTTCGGTGCGGCGGTTCGCCACCCCGGTGGCCGGGCGCCTGACGTTCGAGGTCGAGATGGGGATACGGACGTACGGCCAGGTTCCGTACGACCCGCTCGACGCCTTCGGCACGGTGAACCTGTTCGACCTCGCGACCGGCGTGGTCCTCAATGCCGCCGCGACCAACGACACTTTGTACGCGGTCGTCGAGCGGCTGGCGCTCCCCGGCGTCACCAGCCCAGACGAGCACTACATCCACCGTGTGGTTTTGAACGTGCCCACCGAGCCGGGACTGCCGCACCGGTACGCCATCTCATACCTGGCCGGCGCCCCGGAGGTGGAGTTCCGCGTCGACGGTCTGTTGGCGTACTGGACCCGGCTGCCCGTGCCGGTCAGCGGGTTCCACGCCGGCATGGCGTTGTTCTCGGCCCGCGATCTCACCCGCTACCCGCGCTCGCAACGCGAACGGGGCCAGGGTGCGTCCGGCTGGTGGGGACCCTGGCGGATCACGACCCGCTTCAGATGA
- a CDS encoding DUF485 domain-containing protein: MDTGDSASADDQYSAVYDSAEFQALQRRSNGFIVWVSVLFYGWWFVGISLAAFVPGVFRQGIGGPLNVGMLFLVLSFVLVAAVSLAYMRFASKRLDPAGEAIRMDLEGGLR; encoded by the coding sequence ATGGACACGGGGGACTCGGCGAGCGCCGATGACCAGTATTCCGCAGTGTACGACAGCGCCGAGTTCCAGGCGCTGCAACGCCGCTCGAACGGCTTCATCGTGTGGGTGAGCGTGCTGTTCTACGGGTGGTGGTTCGTCGGCATCTCGCTGGCGGCCTTCGTGCCCGGCGTGTTCCGGCAGGGGATCGGTGGGCCGCTGAACGTGGGCATGCTGTTCCTGGTCCTGTCGTTCGTGCTCGTGGCCGCGGTCTCACTGGCCTATATGAGGTTCGCCAGCAAGCGCCTGGATCCCGCCGGCGAGGCGATCCGGATGGACCTGGAAGGAGGTCTGCGATGA
- a CDS encoding 3-deoxy-7-phosphoheptulonate synthase — translation MQQHGSFADLVHVGPWENMPAVQQPEWRDHPAYDEACRFLSSAPPLVTATETRQLREALANLVSTGALVLQLGDCAESFYECTPRHTSEKLKVIDSLGDRLAELTGRHVVRVGRMGGQFAKPRSAANEWYEAVRIPSFRGHMINSDIGTSETRKAHPRRMVWAYEASDLVQRVMRTYRQGDLDAGPPDGPWSSHEALVVDYESRLIRRDPDSSDLYLSSTHLPWLGERTRQPDGAHVAMLSSVANAVGCKIGPRANTDDVLAVCAALDPRREPGRLVLIARMGRDRIADALPPIVRAVANAGHPAIWLSDPMHGNTRRLPTGLKTRYLGDMTAEAVRFREILDAQGQPASGLHIEVAAQDVTECVGGPVADEDELQRHYTSLCDPRLNPWQAAALIEAWSSGTT, via the coding sequence ATGCAGCAACATGGCTCGTTCGCGGACCTCGTTCACGTCGGTCCGTGGGAGAACATGCCCGCGGTCCAGCAACCAGAATGGCGTGATCACCCCGCGTACGACGAAGCATGCCGCTTCCTGTCCTCGGCGCCGCCGCTGGTGACGGCGACAGAGACTCGACAGCTGCGGGAGGCGTTGGCGAACCTGGTATCGACCGGCGCCCTCGTGCTGCAACTCGGCGACTGTGCCGAGAGCTTTTATGAATGCACGCCTCGGCACACCTCAGAGAAGCTGAAGGTCATCGACTCGCTCGGTGATCGGCTCGCCGAGCTCACCGGCAGGCACGTCGTCAGGGTTGGACGCATGGGCGGCCAGTTCGCCAAACCACGGTCCGCGGCGAACGAATGGTACGAAGCCGTCAGGATCCCGTCCTTCCGCGGACACATGATCAATTCCGACATCGGCACCTCGGAGACGCGCAAGGCCCATCCGCGCCGGATGGTCTGGGCGTACGAGGCCAGCGACCTGGTGCAGCGGGTGATGCGGACCTACCGCCAGGGCGATCTTGACGCGGGCCCGCCGGACGGGCCGTGGTCGAGCCACGAAGCACTCGTGGTCGACTACGAGTCCCGGCTGATCCGCCGGGATCCGGACTCCAGCGATCTCTACCTGAGCTCGACCCATTTGCCGTGGCTGGGTGAACGCACCCGCCAGCCGGACGGGGCGCACGTGGCCATGCTGTCCTCGGTGGCCAACGCCGTCGGATGCAAGATCGGACCCCGAGCCAACACCGACGACGTGCTTGCGGTCTGCGCGGCTCTGGATCCGCGCCGCGAACCCGGCCGGCTCGTCCTCATCGCCCGGATGGGTAGGGATCGGATCGCGGACGCATTGCCGCCGATCGTCCGGGCCGTGGCCAACGCCGGGCATCCGGCGATCTGGTTGAGCGACCCCATGCACGGCAACACCAGGCGGCTGCCGACGGGGCTGAAAACCCGTTACCTCGGCGACATGACCGCCGAGGCTGTCCGGTTCCGGGAGATCCTGGATGCGCAGGGCCAACCCGCCTCAGGGCTGCACATCGAGGTCGCGGCGCAGGACGTGACGGAGTGCGTGGGGGGACCGGTGGCGGACGAGGACGAACTCCAGCGCCACTACACCTCGCTGTGCGATCCCCGGCTCAACCCGTGGCAGGCGGCCGCCCTGATCGAAGCATGGTCATCGGGCACTACCTGA
- a CDS encoding acyl carrier protein: protein MTIRTRQTITEELLKLMTETYGAPDDITAETSYDSLDLDSLVLVEVAVALSSRYDVFVSEAEMTEAATIAGTVAMLEAKGVKA, encoded by the coding sequence ATGACTATCCGGACCCGACAGACCATCACCGAAGAGCTTTTGAAGCTCATGACCGAGACGTACGGCGCGCCGGACGACATCACCGCCGAGACCTCCTACGACAGCCTCGATCTGGACTCGCTGGTCCTGGTCGAGGTCGCCGTCGCACTGAGTAGTCGGTATGACGTCTTCGTCAGCGAGGCGGAGATGACCGAAGCCGCCACCATCGCCGGCACCGTGGCCATGCTCGAGGCCAAAGGCGTCAAAGCCTGA
- a CDS encoding beta-ketoacyl-ACP synthase III, with protein MTHYAALAGLGGFLPPRQVTNGELAATLDTSEEWITSRTGIRTRHWAGPGVATSDLAVEAGHRALKSANLPLAPGAVDAVILATTTPDHPCPATAPQVAARLGLGTVAAYDIAAVCSGFVYALATASAQIVAGQARRVLVIGAETYSTILDPADRTTSVIFGDGAGAVVLHAVPEADRPGVLLGVDLGSDGSRADLILVPAGGSRQRSTLGEPDPRDRYFTMQGTKVFAEAVTRMGESASLVLARIGWPRDSIDHLVGHQANIRILRALAGWLGLPEERAVVNVDRVGNTSAASIPLALCDAAANGTLTPGSRVLLTAFGGGLTWGAAALIWPDLNAA; from the coding sequence ATGACGCACTACGCCGCGCTCGCCGGACTGGGCGGCTTCCTACCGCCGCGGCAAGTCACCAACGGCGAGCTCGCAGCCACCTTGGACACCTCCGAGGAGTGGATCACCAGCAGGACCGGGATTCGCACCCGACACTGGGCGGGACCCGGGGTCGCCACCAGTGACCTCGCGGTCGAGGCGGGACACCGCGCGCTCAAGTCGGCGAACCTTCCGTTGGCGCCGGGCGCGGTGGACGCCGTCATTCTGGCGACCACGACACCCGACCATCCCTGCCCGGCCACGGCCCCACAGGTCGCGGCGCGTCTGGGGTTGGGCACCGTCGCCGCGTACGACATCGCCGCAGTGTGTTCCGGGTTCGTCTACGCCCTGGCAACCGCATCGGCCCAGATCGTCGCCGGACAGGCCCGGCGGGTGCTGGTCATCGGCGCTGAGACCTACTCGACCATCCTCGACCCGGCCGACCGGACGACATCGGTCATCTTCGGCGACGGGGCCGGAGCCGTCGTGCTGCACGCCGTCCCCGAGGCCGACCGACCCGGCGTGCTGCTCGGTGTCGACCTCGGTTCGGACGGCTCGCGCGCGGATCTCATCCTGGTCCCGGCCGGCGGGTCTCGGCAGCGGTCCACGCTGGGTGAGCCCGACCCGCGGGACCGCTACTTCACCATGCAGGGCACCAAGGTGTTCGCCGAAGCAGTCACCCGGATGGGCGAGTCGGCTTCGCTGGTGCTGGCCCGGATCGGCTGGCCAAGGGACTCCATCGACCATCTGGTCGGCCACCAGGCGAACATCCGCATCCTTCGCGCGCTGGCGGGGTGGCTCGGGCTCCCCGAGGAGCGGGCCGTCGTCAACGTCGACCGGGTCGGCAACACCTCGGCGGCGTCGATCCCGCTCGCCCTGTGCGACGCGGCTGCCAACGGAACGCTGACACCGGGTTCCCGCGTCCTGCTCACCGCCTTCGGAGGAGGCCTGACCTGGGGGGCCGCGGCGCTCATCTGGCCCGACCTCAACGCCGCCTGA
- a CDS encoding FAD-dependent monooxygenase, whose translation MDPVPVLVVGAGPVGMAAALALARQGVRSVLVDEAFETSDHPKLDYVNARSMEFLRQLGVADDVRDAGVGPEHPADVIWSTGLAGEPISTWKLPSVQEERRRIADRNDGTQPVEPGQRISQVDLEPVLRARCRRDPLVEMRAGLRFESLSQDDDSVSSELIDMLTDERVRMRSRYVLGCDGARSRVRTVLGVGEESFDVPGLPGAFMVHFKSRDLSTLHRHGRFWHYFAFRYVIIAQDEVDTWTAHVNGMDATEFDAPPADPAAFLRDTMRVDLKIDKVLQTSRWRPGFMLADRYQVGRVLLAGDSAHRMFPTGAYGMNTGIGDAIDAAWKIAGLINGYGGSGLLDSYEAERRPVGLRNLHTSRRHLGVHLEAGRMLRHGAALDALGSFLTASRGENEYRGVELGYRHNDSPVVCHEGSPEPPWTPTAYTPTTWPGARSPSVILEDGGPIYDRFGASFTLVDFVDDGRAGPLLEAATAQGTPVAHRVVSDPWAREVWERDLVLVRPDHHVAWRGNTVGGDPAAVVRRVRGAG comes from the coding sequence GTGGATCCGGTACCGGTTCTGGTCGTGGGCGCCGGCCCTGTCGGCATGGCCGCCGCCTTGGCGCTAGCCCGTCAGGGTGTGCGCAGCGTGCTCGTCGACGAGGCGTTCGAGACCTCGGACCACCCGAAACTCGACTATGTCAACGCCCGCAGCATGGAGTTCCTCCGGCAGCTCGGCGTCGCGGACGACGTCCGCGACGCCGGTGTCGGGCCCGAGCATCCAGCCGACGTCATCTGGTCAACCGGCCTCGCGGGCGAGCCGATCTCCACCTGGAAGCTCCCTTCGGTGCAGGAGGAACGCAGGCGCATCGCCGACCGTAACGACGGCACTCAACCGGTCGAGCCCGGTCAGCGGATCTCCCAGGTCGACCTGGAGCCGGTCCTTCGTGCGCGTTGCCGGCGCGACCCGCTTGTCGAAATGCGAGCGGGTCTGCGGTTCGAGTCCCTGTCCCAGGACGACGACTCGGTGTCCAGCGAGCTGATCGACATGCTGACCGACGAACGGGTCCGGATGCGATCGCGCTACGTACTCGGCTGCGACGGCGCCCGAAGCCGGGTCCGCACGGTGCTCGGCGTCGGCGAGGAGAGCTTTGACGTTCCGGGACTGCCCGGCGCGTTCATGGTGCACTTCAAAAGCCGCGACCTGAGCACGCTGCACCGGCACGGGCGGTTCTGGCATTACTTCGCCTTCCGGTACGTCATCATCGCCCAGGACGAGGTCGACACGTGGACGGCACACGTCAACGGAATGGACGCGACGGAGTTCGACGCCCCACCGGCCGACCCGGCCGCCTTCCTGCGCGACACGATGCGGGTCGACCTCAAGATCGACAAGGTGCTGCAAACCTCGCGTTGGCGACCCGGCTTCATGCTCGCCGACCGGTACCAGGTCGGGCGGGTGCTCCTCGCAGGCGATTCGGCCCATCGCATGTTCCCGACCGGCGCCTACGGGATGAACACCGGCATCGGCGACGCCATCGACGCCGCCTGGAAGATCGCAGGACTAATCAACGGGTACGGCGGTTCGGGACTGCTGGACAGCTATGAGGCCGAGCGCCGCCCGGTGGGCCTGCGCAACCTGCATACCTCGCGTCGACATCTCGGCGTGCACCTCGAGGCGGGTCGGATGCTGCGCCACGGTGCCGCGCTCGATGCCTTGGGGTCGTTTCTCACCGCATCGCGCGGTGAGAACGAATACAGGGGGGTCGAGTTGGGCTATCGCCACAATGACTCGCCTGTCGTCTGCCACGAGGGCTCGCCCGAACCCCCGTGGACCCCGACCGCCTACACACCGACGACGTGGCCCGGCGCCCGCTCGCCCAGCGTGATCCTGGAGGACGGCGGCCCCATCTACGACCGCTTCGGCGCGTCCTTCACGCTCGTCGACTTCGTTGACGACGGGCGCGCCGGACCGCTGCTGGAAGCCGCGACCGCGCAGGGCACGCCGGTCGCGCACCGGGTGGTGTCCGATCCCTGGGCTCGCGAGGTCTGGGAGCGCGACCTCGTCCTGGTCCGGCCCGACCACCACGTCGCCTGGCGCGGGAACACGGTGGGCGGTGACCCGGCCGCCGTGGTGCGGCGCGTACGCGGCGCCGGTTGA
- a CDS encoding SDR family NAD(P)-dependent oxidoreductase: MLERMHVVVIGGTSGIGRHFAQSCADRGSDVIITGRTAERSKRVADEIGGRTRGLALDLSGPGEAATGLSSVERVDWLVLSALDRDYNAVRDYRSDDAVRLLTVKLVGYTTVMSVLAPRMMEKSAAVLIGGLASHRPYPGSTTVTTANGGIGALVRTLAVELSPIRVNALHPSIVSDTPFWSDKPAARDAALSRALTKRPVTMGDCTGAITFLLENPAINGVNLNIDGGETLI; this comes from the coding sequence ATGCTCGAGCGCATGCACGTCGTCGTCATCGGCGGGACGTCGGGTATCGGCCGTCATTTCGCCCAGTCGTGTGCCGACCGGGGAAGCGATGTGATCATCACCGGTCGCACCGCGGAGCGCAGCAAGCGCGTCGCCGACGAGATCGGTGGGCGAACGCGCGGGCTCGCATTGGACCTGTCCGGCCCAGGCGAGGCCGCGACGGGTCTATCCAGCGTGGAGCGTGTCGACTGGTTGGTTTTGTCCGCTCTCGATCGCGACTACAATGCGGTTCGCGACTACCGCTCCGACGACGCGGTCAGGCTGCTGACCGTCAAGCTAGTCGGCTACACGACCGTCATGTCCGTCCTCGCCCCACGAATGATGGAGAAGAGCGCGGCCGTGCTGATCGGGGGCCTGGCGAGCCACCGACCGTATCCGGGATCCACGACCGTGACGACCGCGAACGGTGGCATCGGCGCACTGGTCCGGACGCTGGCGGTCGAGCTCTCGCCGATCCGGGTCAACGCCCTGCACCCGAGCATCGTGTCGGACACTCCATTCTGGAGCGACAAGCCGGCTGCCCGGGACGCCGCCTTGTCGCGGGCCCTGACGAAGCGGCCGGTCACGATGGGGGACTGCACCGGTGCGATCACCTTCCTGCTGGAGAACCCGGCCATCAACGGCGTCAACCTGAACATCGACGGCGGAGAGACGCTCATCTGA
- a CDS encoding ParB/RepB/Spo0J family partition protein, with amino-acid sequence MVLLVAARELPPITVHRSTMRVIDGMHRLRAAKLRGDETIPVTFFDGDEAQAFLLSVHANIKHGLPLSLADREAAAIRILSHYPQWSDRAVAAAVGLSPTTASSIRRRVALPAELDGSRLGRDGRVRPIDGSSGRRRAGAVIALNPDAPLRAIAQEAGISVGTARDVRARLLAGHDPVLPVQRGPADGSDPSSEPAPALRNRTVGARQNVQWPSVRGNLIRDPAVKYAESGRAFVRWVDAHVVDPSEWSGIIGAVPPHWRKSVAELARSCAGAWLAMAQELEEKAT; translated from the coding sequence GTGGTGCTGCTGGTCGCGGCGCGAGAGCTTCCGCCGATCACGGTGCACCGCAGCACGATGCGGGTCATCGACGGAATGCATCGACTGCGGGCCGCCAAGCTCAGGGGTGACGAGACCATCCCCGTCACGTTCTTCGACGGCGACGAAGCGCAAGCGTTCCTGTTGTCTGTCCACGCCAACATCAAGCACGGTCTGCCGCTCTCGCTCGCCGATCGGGAGGCTGCCGCCATCCGCATCCTCAGCCATTATCCACAGTGGTCGGACCGGGCGGTCGCGGCCGCCGTCGGACTGTCGCCCACCACGGCGAGCTCGATCAGACGCCGGGTCGCCCTTCCCGCCGAGCTGGACGGCAGCAGGCTCGGCCGAGACGGGCGGGTCCGGCCGATCGACGGTTCATCGGGTCGGCGGCGCGCCGGCGCGGTCATCGCTTTGAACCCCGATGCCCCGTTGCGTGCCATCGCTCAGGAGGCAGGCATCTCGGTGGGGACGGCGCGGGACGTCCGCGCCCGGCTACTGGCTGGCCACGACCCAGTTCTGCCAGTCCAGCGCGGTCCAGCGGATGGTTCGGACCCGTCCAGCGAACCCGCGCCCGCGTTGCGAAACAGGACGGTCGGTGCACGCCAGAACGTGCAATGGCCGTCGGTCCGCGGCAACCTGATCAGGGATCCTGCGGTGAAGTATGCCGAGAGCGGCCGTGCGTTCGTCCGCTGGGTCGACGCTCACGTCGTCGACCCTTCCGAGTGGAGCGGGATCATCGGCGCCGTGCCGCCTCATTGGCGCAAGTCCGTCGCGGAACTGGCTCGTTCGTGCGCCGGAGCATGGCTCGCGATGGCCCAGGAGCTCGAGGAGAAGGCGACGTGA
- a CDS encoding solute symporter family protein, protein MSDILAAPPPPPVDNTWAAPGIATVIVVVLGIVAFALAYSARGGIRTQADFLLAGRRIGVGQNALAHVAGGIMYSTVIIIVGHVALNGFDAILLLTAFVISTVLAVLIYAGPMRNLNAYTIGDLFAIRARKRPARLASAVLTLGIFGMFNVIAVGSMGFVASRMFTTSPTVDVPIVALTVGIVGLLAIAAVYVGGMPGITRVLVLKVSLMMAFVAVLTVAILAKYKLNIFDLLNDAEANAAPNPRGELLTTGRLFGEGATFNSGQDPWVHLSKAFAIAVGAIGMPFLFMRFFVARSGRAARQTAGWAAIITIGFWACMIVIGLGAVAILGGEAIGKVAAHRDITLPKIADELGGSWATGALGAIALLSVGAIFAVLLLNAVTSVTRDLRAARGLPDDRPAELKDVRRNVLILGIVSLVGGMVMMTQLTHIFIPTSIDIGAASVLPAVVLSLFWRRYNTAGLMWTVYGGIAVTLFMVVFSNGVSGDPTALFPDADFKFIDFEPGLVGAPLGFLFGFIGTLTSRERNDAAFAEMRVRALTGATIPARREPEQTATATSLNGLDRSGRTLSETH, encoded by the coding sequence ATGAGTGACATCCTCGCGGCGCCGCCGCCACCACCTGTCGACAACACCTGGGCCGCGCCCGGTATCGCCACCGTGATTGTCGTCGTCCTCGGGATTGTGGCCTTTGCCCTGGCCTACTCGGCCCGCGGTGGCATACGCACCCAGGCCGACTTCCTGCTCGCCGGTCGACGCATCGGCGTCGGGCAGAACGCCCTCGCTCACGTCGCCGGCGGCATCATGTACTCGACGGTGATCATCATCGTCGGGCACGTCGCGTTGAACGGCTTCGACGCCATTCTCCTGCTGACCGCGTTCGTGATCTCCACGGTCCTCGCCGTGCTGATCTACGCCGGGCCGATGCGCAACCTGAACGCCTACACGATCGGCGACCTGTTCGCGATTCGGGCCCGGAAACGTCCGGCGCGGCTGGCCTCCGCGGTATTGACGCTCGGCATCTTCGGCATGTTCAACGTCATCGCGGTCGGCTCGATGGGCTTCGTGGCAAGCCGGATGTTCACGACGAGTCCCACGGTGGACGTGCCCATTGTCGCGTTGACGGTTGGCATCGTGGGCCTGCTCGCTATCGCGGCGGTCTACGTGGGTGGCATGCCCGGAATCACCCGCGTGCTGGTGCTAAAGGTGTCGCTGATGATGGCGTTCGTCGCGGTGTTGACCGTCGCGATTCTCGCGAAATACAAGCTCAATATCTTCGACCTGCTCAACGACGCTGAGGCAAACGCTGCACCGAACCCCCGCGGCGAACTGTTGACCACCGGTCGTCTGTTCGGCGAGGGCGCCACCTTCAACTCCGGCCAGGACCCGTGGGTCCACCTGTCGAAGGCGTTCGCCATCGCTGTCGGCGCCATCGGGATGCCGTTCCTGTTCATGCGGTTCTTCGTGGCGCGCAGCGGCCGAGCCGCGCGCCAGACCGCCGGTTGGGCGGCGATCATCACCATCGGGTTCTGGGCATGCATGATCGTGATCGGATTGGGCGCGGTCGCGATTCTCGGTGGAGAGGCCATCGGCAAGGTCGCCGCTCACCGTGACATCACCCTGCCCAAGATTGCCGACGAGCTGGGCGGGTCGTGGGCGACAGGTGCGCTCGGGGCGATCGCCCTGCTATCGGTCGGTGCCATCTTCGCGGTCCTGCTGCTCAATGCCGTCACTTCGGTCACGCGCGACCTTCGCGCGGCGCGTGGCCTGCCAGACGACCGGCCGGCAGAGTTGAAGGACGTACGGCGTAACGTGCTAATCCTCGGCATCGTCTCTCTGGTCGGTGGCATGGTGATGATGACGCAGCTCACCCACATCTTCATTCCTACGTCGATAGACATCGGTGCCGCCAGCGTCCTGCCGGCGGTGGTCCTCTCGCTGTTCTGGCGGAGGTATAACACCGCGGGTCTGATGTGGACCGTCTACGGCGGAATAGCCGTCACCCTGTTCATGGTGGTGTTCTCGAACGGTGTCTCAGGCGACCCCACCGCGTTGTTTCCCGACGCCGACTTCAAGTTCATCGACTTCGAACCAGGTCTGGTCGGCGCGCCGCTCGGCTTCCTGTTCGGATTCATCGGCACCTTGACCAGCCGTGAGCGCAACGACGCCGCCTTCGCGGAGATGCGGGTCCGGGCGCTGACCGGCGCCACCATCCCCGCGCGGCGGGAGCCGGAGCAGACCGCCACTGCCACGAGCCTCAACGGGCTCGATCGGTCCGGCCGGACCCTCAGCGAAACGCACTGA
- a CDS encoding UbiA family prenyltransferase, with amino-acid sequence MTPEIVTDRGDPSRWRTLVGLVRISKVSVYLHFFPWALAALLLSPAALQRPGAVAALALFLLSSAGIVAATATVDDIIGLRNGSDAANYIRPGFRRDLRRKPLLSGALTERQAIVFAVFAEIFAFVTGFAAFAVLDWDVPISAVLIFVACAVLGPQYSGGLRFSYHLGGSEFLLGVGTAGGFLFPYLAVEGRWTMVGVLQGVLMGLWLVMLVSCSNVGDRDGDAAVGRRTLPVAAPMWVVKGALVTYLIISVTTIAALATSPVMPWWTALALLPATALHAAQLRLAITRDRWRTARVAAFVAYDLGFVGLAVATFFAG; translated from the coding sequence ATGACCCCGGAGATTGTCACCGACCGTGGTGACCCATCGCGGTGGCGAACGCTGGTGGGGCTGGTCCGCATCTCCAAGGTGTCGGTCTACCTGCACTTCTTTCCGTGGGCGCTGGCGGCGCTGCTGCTGAGTCCGGCGGCACTGCAACGGCCTGGTGCCGTAGCGGCGCTCGCGCTGTTCCTGCTCTCGTCCGCCGGCATCGTGGCCGCGACGGCGACGGTGGACGACATCATCGGCTTGCGCAACGGCAGCGACGCCGCCAACTACATCAGACCCGGGTTCCGCCGGGACCTCCGGCGCAAGCCGCTGCTCAGTGGCGCTCTCACGGAACGTCAGGCGATCGTGTTCGCGGTGTTCGCCGAGATCTTCGCGTTCGTCACCGGCTTCGCGGCGTTCGCGGTCCTCGACTGGGACGTCCCGATTTCCGCCGTGTTGATCTTTGTCGCGTGCGCCGTCCTCGGACCGCAGTATTCCGGCGGTCTGCGGTTCAGCTATCACCTCGGCGGCTCGGAGTTTCTGCTCGGCGTCGGCACCGCGGGTGGGTTCCTGTTCCCCTACCTCGCGGTGGAGGGGCGCTGGACGATGGTCGGCGTGCTCCAAGGCGTGTTGATGGGCCTCTGGTTGGTCATGCTCGTCTCATGTTCCAATGTGGGCGATCGTGACGGCGATGCCGCGGTGGGCCGGCGCACGCTGCCGGTCGCCGCGCCGATGTGGGTGGTCAAGGGCGCGTTGGTGACCTACCTGATCATCTCGGTCACGACGATCGCCGCGCTCGCCACGTCGCCTGTCATGCCCTGGTGGACTGCCCTGGCCTTGCTGCCCGCCACCGCACTGCACGCCGCCCAGCTCCGGCTGGCGATCACTCGTGACCGCTGGCGCACGGCTCGCGTCGCGGCCTTCGTGGCCTACGACCTCGGCTTCGTCGGCCTCGCGGTGGCCACCTTCTTCGCTGGATAA
- a CDS encoding polyprenyl synthetase family protein: protein MTTIDTTLGERAPTAPPRKVREHLMELLEERLRAFFREEQERRSTAYSSASDLVSSVADLVGAGGKRVRPAFCISGYLAAGGDPDDHRVLRAAVALELLHAAALIHDDIMDAATRRRGVPTVHEKHSASHRSGGWRGEDRRYGEGVAVLAGDLALVYADQFMATAPAMVDALWAELRTELIVGQFVDVHVAAAAEFPVDPDLARWIALSKSGRYTIHRPLEVGAAIAGRPDLGNAFEAYGAAIGEAFQLRDDIMDAFGDGQVTGKPDGLDLTSHKMTLLLGAAMERDLEIRDLVHAGEMSAGSLRTRLRETGVRVDIERHIDRLVDDGCQAIAKVPLAAGWREELVEMARLVAYRDC, encoded by the coding sequence GTGACCACGATCGATACCACGCTGGGCGAACGCGCCCCAACCGCGCCGCCGCGGAAGGTCCGAGAGCACCTGATGGAGTTGCTGGAGGAGCGGCTTCGCGCGTTCTTCCGAGAGGAGCAGGAGCGTCGGTCGACGGCGTACAGCAGCGCGTCCGACCTCGTCAGCTCGGTCGCCGACCTCGTGGGGGCCGGCGGGAAGCGGGTCCGTCCGGCCTTCTGCATCAGCGGCTACCTGGCGGCGGGCGGTGATCCTGACGACCACCGTGTGCTGCGGGCGGCGGTGGCGTTGGAGCTGCTGCACGCCGCCGCGTTGATTCACGACGACATCATGGACGCGGCCACGCGGCGTCGGGGTGTGCCCACGGTGCACGAGAAGCACTCGGCGTCGCATCGGTCGGGCGGTTGGCGTGGAGAGGACCGCCGTTACGGCGAGGGCGTGGCCGTGCTCGCCGGTGACCTGGCTTTGGTTTACGCCGACCAGTTCATGGCGACCGCACCGGCGATGGTCGACGCGCTGTGGGCGGAGCTGCGTACGGAGCTGATCGTTGGGCAGTTCGTCGACGTGCATGTCGCGGCGGCCGCCGAGTTCCCCGTCGATCCTGACCTGGCGCGGTGGATAGCCCTGTCGAAGTCGGGTCGTTACACGATCCACCGTCCGCTCGAAGTCGGCGCGGCGATCGCCGGCCGGCCCGACCTGGGGAACGCGTTCGAAGCGTACGGCGCCGCGATCGGCGAGGCGTTCCAGCTCCGCGACGACATCATGGATGCCTTCGGCGATGGGCAGGTCACCGGCAAGCCCGACGGGCTCGACCTCACTTCGCACAAGATGACGCTTCTGCTGGGTGCGGCCATGGAGCGCGACCTGGAGATCCGTGATCTCGTGCATGCCGGCGAGATGAGTGCGGGCTCGCTGCGCACCCGCCTGCGCGAGACGGGCGTGCGGGTCGACATCGAACGACACATCGACCGGCTCGTCGATGACGGCTGCCAGGCCATTGCGAAGGTACCGCTGGCAGCGGGCTGGCGGGAAGAGCTCGTCGAGATGGCCCGACTCGTCGCCTACCGCGACTGCTGA